The following proteins come from a genomic window of Populus alba chromosome 12, ASM523922v2, whole genome shotgun sequence:
- the LOC118044249 gene encoding uncharacterized protein yields the protein MSSASKFVNFGTSLFLRTTNNGHPHKTISLKPLPSLQFHLYCSSSAAATATSTTDDDIMETLNSLQQENKQKQHPWPEWVTFVDKLKTRGYFMETSEDENIIAYTDMNQLRDGCLSFARDRYDVLKSLSIPDIQTVVESGCPNILRKVVNSAKRMRAYVQKDEEDACSACIHRGCCDRAFVILKSKEAEGRTIDIVRVLMFHALDPLVISEGEKSPGSELIEASARKLLSELVELSETPHDPALPRHTPKTPDKKERVVNFTGGKLRENVEMKKGDWICTKCNFMNFTKNKRCRKCGEQTAKKDGDDSIEVKKGDWICSECNFMNFAKNKRCRKCSEKSAKKDGDDSIEVKKGDWICSECNFMNFAKNTRCRKCGEQSAKKDGDDSIEVKKGDWICSECEFLNFSRNIKCLKCKADGPERVAVDNVEMKRGDWNCTKCGFMNFASNKTCLRCLDPRPERDTGEWNCPSCDFLNFTKNKVCLKCNCDRPKRMGGEWHCPSCDFMNFSRNAVCLKCDCKRPREAITEYEEQIWKSPY from the exons ATGTCATCAGCGTCTAAATTCGTAAACTTCGGCACTTCGCTCTTCCTTCGTACAACTAATAATGGCCATCCCCACAAAACCATTTCCTTGAAACCCCTCCCTTCCCTCCAATTCCACCTCTACTGTTCTTCCTCCGCTGCAGCCACAGCCACATCCACCACAGATGATGATATCATGGAAACCCTGAACTCCcttcaacaagaaaataaacaaaaacaacatcCATGGCCTGAGTGGGTAACTTTTGTTGATAAATTGAAGACCAGGGGTTACTTCATGGAAACTTCAGAGGATGAAAATATTATTGCTTACACTGATATGAATCAGTTAAGGGATGGTTGTCTTAGCTTTGCTCGTGACAGATATGATGTTCTCAA ATCATTGTCTATACCTGATATTCAAACAGTTGTGGAGAGTGGATGTCCTAATATTCTTCGAAAAGTTGTAAATTCAGCTAAAAGAATGAGAGCTTACGTGCAAAAGGATGAAGAGGAT GCTTGCAGTGCTTGTATTCATCGGGGTTGTTGTGATAGAGCTTTTGTGATACTAAAAAGTAAGGAAGCAGAGGGTCGTACCATAGACATAGTGCGGGTCTTAATGTTCCATGCACTGGATCCCCTTGTTATTTCAGAAGGAGAGAAATCTCCTGGCAGTGAGCTTATTGAAGCGTCTGCAAGGAAGCTGCTTTCTGAGTTGGTTGAATTGAGTGAGACACCCCATGATCCTGCACTACCAAGGCATACTCCCAAAACCCCCGATAAGAAGGAGCGAGTTGTGAATTTCACGGGTGGCAAACTGCGTGAAAATGTTGAAATGAAGAAAGGAGATTGGATATGTACCAA ATGCAACTTTATGAACttcactaaaaataaaagatgccgAAAATGTGGTGAACAAACTGCAAAGAAGGATGGTGATGACTCTATTGAAGTTAAGAAAGGAGATTGGATATGCTCCGA ATGCAACTTTATGAACTTcgctaaaaataaaaggtgccGAAAATGCAGTGAAAAAAGTGCAAAGAAGGATGGTGATGACTCTATTGAAGTTAAGAAAGGAGATTGGATATGCTCCGA ATGCAACTTTATGAACTTCGCTAAAAATACAAGATGCCGAAAATGTGGTGAACAAAGTGCAAAGAAGGATGGTGATGACTCTATTGAAGTTAAGAAAGGAGATTGGATATGCTCCGA GtgtgaattcttgaatttttctaGAAATATAAAATGCCTAAAGTGCAAAGCAGATGGCCCAGAGAGGGTTGCCGTAGATAATGTGGAAATGAAGAGGGGGGATTGGAATTGTACCAA GTGTGGGTTCATGAATTTTGCTAGCAATAAGACATGCTTGCGTTGTCTAGATCCACGTCCTGAAAGAGACACTGGAGAGTGGAACTGCCCATC ATGTGACTTCTTAAATTTCACTAAGAATAAAGTCTGCCTAAAGTGCAATTGTGACCGCCCCAAAAGAATGGGTGGAGAGTGGCACTGCCCATC GTGTGACTTCATGAATTTCAGTAGGAATGCAGTCTGCCTAAAGTGCGATTGTAAGCGCCCCAGAGAAGCGATAACCGAGTATGAAGAACAGATTTGGAAGAGCCCTTATTAA